From the Leptolyngbya sp. O-77 genome, one window contains:
- a CDS encoding RidA family protein, with amino-acid sequence MSRRLISSGSFFEREVAYSRVVVEGDWAFVSGTTGYDYRTMTISDDVVEQAEQTLKNISAALDEAGFSLADVVRVRYIVPNREDFEPCWPVLRKYFGEIRPASTMIVAGLADLNMRIEIEVTAYRPS; translated from the coding sequence ATGAGTCGCCGCCTGATTTCCTCCGGTTCCTTTTTTGAACGTGAAGTCGCCTACTCTCGCGTTGTGGTGGAGGGCGATTGGGCGTTTGTGTCGGGCACCACGGGCTACGACTATCGCACCATGACGATTTCGGACGACGTAGTAGAGCAGGCAGAACAAACCCTGAAAAATATCAGCGCCGCCCTGGACGAAGCCGGGTTTTCTCTGGCGGATGTGGTGCGCGTTCGCTACATCGTGCCCAACCGAGAAGACTTTGAACCCTGCTGGCCCGTGCTGCGAAAATACTTCGGAGAGATCCGCCCCGCTTCAACGATGATCGTGGCGGGATTAGCCGATTTGAATATGCGAATAGAAATCGAAGTGACGGCCTATCGCCCTTCCTGA
- a CDS encoding NUDIX hydrolase, whose product MAHEPPQRLKQKLLFQGRKFNFEVSRLRLPNGAEGDWECVRHPGGAVAVPMTAEGKLVLVRQYRFAASRRLLEFPAGTIEKDEDPLTTAQREIQEETGYKASQWHKLGQFFLAPGYSDEIIYTYLATELEKLDTPPGLDEDEDLETLLLTPQELEQAILDGEAVDSKSISSLLLLRSYLQSRQSD is encoded by the coding sequence ATGGCCCACGAACCTCCCCAGCGCCTCAAGCAAAAGCTCCTCTTTCAGGGACGCAAGTTCAACTTTGAGGTGAGCCGCCTGCGCCTGCCAAACGGAGCCGAGGGCGATTGGGAATGTGTGCGGCATCCGGGCGGGGCAGTGGCCGTGCCCATGACGGCAGAGGGCAAGCTGGTGCTGGTGCGGCAATATCGCTTTGCGGCATCGCGGCGACTGCTGGAGTTTCCCGCAGGCACGATCGAGAAAGACGAAGACCCACTAACCACTGCCCAGCGCGAAATTCAGGAAGAGACCGGTTACAAAGCCAGCCAGTGGCACAAGCTGGGGCAGTTTTTCCTGGCTCCGGGCTATTCCGACGAGATTATTTACACCTACCTAGCAACGGAGTTGGAGAAGCTAGACACGCCGCCAGGATTGGATGAAGATGAGGATCTGGAAACCCTCTTGTTGACCCCGCAGGAGCTAGAGCAAGCCATCCTAGACGGGGAAGCGGTGGATTCCAAGTCGATTTCCAGCCTGTTGCTGCTGCGCTCCTACTTGCAGTCCCGGCAGTCGGACTGA
- the ispF gene encoding 2-C-methyl-D-erythritol 2,4-cyclodiphosphate synthase: MAIRIGNGYDIHRLVGDRPLILGGIKIDHELGLLGHSDADVLTHAIMDAMLGALSLGDIGHYFPPTDPQWAGADSLKLLEQVHALIQSQGWQIGNIDSVIVAERPKLKPHIKTMRDRLATTLQLAPDQIGIKATTNEKLGPVGREEGIAAYAVALLMRA; encoded by the coding sequence ATGGCGATTCGGATTGGGAACGGCTACGACATTCATCGACTGGTGGGCGATCGCCCCCTCATCCTGGGCGGCATTAAGATAGACCATGAACTGGGGCTGCTGGGCCACAGCGATGCCGATGTGCTGACCCACGCCATCATGGACGCGATGCTGGGAGCGCTCAGCCTGGGCGATATTGGGCACTACTTTCCGCCCACCGACCCGCAGTGGGCCGGAGCCGACAGCCTGAAGCTGCTGGAACAAGTCCACGCGCTAATTCAGTCACAAGGTTGGCAGATTGGAAATATCGATTCTGTCATCGTGGCAGAGCGGCCCAAACTGAAGCCGCACATTAAAACAATGCGCGATCGCCTCGCCACCACCCTCCAACTCGCCCCGGATCAAATCGGCATCAAAGCCACCACCAACGAAAAGCTGGGCCCCGTCGGACGAGAAGAGGGGATCGCGGCCTACGCAGTAGCGCTGCTGATGCGAGCGTGA
- a CDS encoding ISAs1 family transposase → MLLMTLLGVMSGYSSLRGLEDFMKRHQQEVAELFDLAKAKLPSYSTLRDMTLHVDALKVTEIFMRWANQALPTEPGEVISLDGKALASTLKDCYGEQQDFVTVVSACVQRWDVVIGQVSFHNGESSEIVSVRHLLQQLDVKGVWVTLDALHTQKNGL, encoded by the coding sequence ATGCTGTTGATGACCTTGTTGGGTGTCATGAGCGGGTATAGCAGCCTCAGAGGGCTAGAAGACTTCATGAAGCGTCACCAACAGGAGGTCGCTGAATTATTCGACTTAGCGAAAGCGAAACTCCCCAGTTACTCCACCTTGCGGGATATGACTCTGCATGTGGATGCCCTCAAGGTTACTGAAATATTCATGCGATGGGCGAACCAAGCATTGCCGACAGAACCAGGGGAGGTGATATCGCTGGATGGCAAAGCGTTAGCTAGTACCCTGAAGGACTGCTATGGCGAGCAGCAAGATTTTGTCACCGTCGTGAGTGCCTGTGTGCAACGGTGGGATGTGGTGATTGGGCAAGTGAGCTTCCATAATGGCGAAAGCAGTGAGATTGTAAGCGTTAGACACTTGCTGCAACAGCTTGATGTCAAAGGCGTGTGGGTGACCTTGGATGCGTTGCACACCCAAAAAAACGGTTTGTGA
- a CDS encoding transposase: MPRQPRQLRPGFCYHVTIRCNNREFRLTKPECREVLLYAIQKCQDKYGFKLYALCIMSNHVHYLLEPQQPEELPKIMHWLNWYSAMCLNRMLNRTGHFWEKRYHSTGFPISDKRRALNTLRYIHANPKAAGMQQGFFYDYSNYGSYDRLTQDGLTQWHPAFLALGRTLDLCAAIYRQFCKKYKPKPKPEKRNHWGTKLLAQIKARSKLKKKSSPGQKSLWDEWETPAAEIRQVAKKFVLANCYDPEVMKLQFEEIIDST, translated from the coding sequence ATGCCACGCCAACCTCGCCAACTCCGCCCCGGCTTCTGCTACCACGTCACCATTCGCTGCAACAACCGCGAGTTTCGCCTGACGAAACCCGAATGCCGCGAAGTGTTGCTCTACGCCATCCAGAAATGCCAGGACAAATACGGCTTCAAGCTGTATGCCCTGTGCATTATGAGCAACCATGTGCATTATTTGCTGGAGCCGCAGCAGCCCGAAGAGTTGCCGAAAATCATGCACTGGCTGAACTGGTATAGCGCCATGTGCCTGAACCGAATGCTAAACCGCACCGGGCACTTTTGGGAGAAGCGATACCACAGCACGGGGTTTCCCATTAGCGACAAGCGGCGGGCGCTGAACACGCTGCGCTATATCCACGCCAACCCCAAGGCAGCGGGAATGCAGCAGGGATTTTTCTATGACTATAGCAACTATGGCAGCTATGACCGACTGACCCAGGACGGGCTGACGCAGTGGCATCCGGCGTTTTTGGCGCTGGGCAGAACGTTGGATCTGTGTGCCGCCATCTATCGCCAGTTTTGCAAAAAATACAAGCCGAAGCCGAAGCCGGAGAAGCGCAACCATTGGGGAACGAAACTGCTGGCGCAAATCAAGGCGCGGAGCAAGCTCAAGAAAAAGAGCAGCCCCGGACAAAAGAGCCTGTGGGACGAGTGGGAAACCCCGGCAGCGGAGATCCGACAGGTGGCGAAGAAGTTTGTATTGGCAAATTGCTATGACCCGGAGGTGATGAAGCTCCAGTTTGAGGAAATAATCGACTCGACGTAG
- a CDS encoding GUN4 domain-containing protein, whose protein sequence is MSEKPPAQSIAQQLAELITTILKPGGVGVGGAAGLWLLMSEKKVAEAIAAVLIGFCFSYLGKLLEPLHKSNQERLQRAGQSLNSKVDQGLAKITGFDDRYLQRQAWACEGDRPDIPRDAMTSDTRQKTISILLLEQVFVPLTLDSRTLLPGYKLPANCDVEKKLEIWDFLAQVRQDSVYRQLVVLAWGGYGKTTLLKHIAHRYGTKQAPENAPRLIPFLLVLRKYRDLLTQNPPSLPDLITQHHIPKLPEAEGLIPPDNWARDLLRKGNALIMLDGFDEIAKEERPAVARWINTQLEAYRNSVFILTSRPKAYQEQNPADRLDLATVLWVQDFDKEKRKQFVDQWCWAQEYYASGRRDTPEVKHTAQQIATDLLDQIESQEELQKLAKNPLLLNMIATFHWRNPGAKLPNRRVDLYRDICHLQLKHRPSARQIETVLTRCEAQTVLQRLALAMMHAKKERVKRPVLLKALNKYLQQQSETIAAEDFLEQVVQISELLVQQEEEYEFAHLSFQEYLAATEIARLAQQQPSQESQLYERFDDGWWKPTILLYAAQVNPTTLVREMIRRGAFDLAHLCLLETTKQFDPALNTELNALQKTVSNTRYAKLEALLRDGQWREADEETYRLMITTVGKEEGQLFDEEDLENFPCEDLKTIDRLWVHYSGGKWGFSVQKRIWEECGSPMDYNDDWEEFGDRVGWRKDDDWLSYNDLTFDLKKSRRGEFPVAGWVGVELWVRYLVGGMAFSSLARRLVDCSR, encoded by the coding sequence ATGTCTGAGAAACCCCCTGCTCAATCCATCGCGCAACAGCTTGCTGAATTAATAACTACAATCCTCAAGCCTGGCGGGGTTGGAGTGGGCGGGGCAGCTGGGCTGTGGCTGTTGATGTCTGAGAAGAAAGTCGCAGAAGCGATCGCCGCCGTTTTGATTGGCTTTTGCTTTTCTTACTTGGGCAAGCTGCTAGAACCGCTTCATAAAAGCAATCAAGAGCGGCTACAGCGGGCCGGGCAATCCCTCAATTCTAAGGTTGATCAGGGCTTAGCGAAGATCACAGGGTTTGACGATCGCTATCTTCAGCGGCAGGCATGGGCATGTGAGGGCGATCGTCCTGATATCCCGCGAGATGCCATGACCAGCGACACCAGACAAAAAACCATATCGATATTGCTGCTAGAACAGGTCTTTGTGCCTCTAACCCTGGATTCGCGAACCCTGCTACCAGGATACAAGCTGCCTGCAAACTGTGATGTTGAGAAAAAATTGGAGATTTGGGACTTTTTGGCGCAGGTAAGGCAAGATTCGGTCTATCGACAGCTTGTAGTGTTGGCGTGGGGCGGCTACGGCAAAACGACCCTGCTCAAGCACATTGCCCATCGCTATGGCACCAAACAAGCCCCAGAAAATGCACCCCGGCTCATTCCGTTTTTGCTGGTGTTGCGAAAATACCGGGATCTTTTGACCCAAAACCCGCCCAGCCTCCCCGACTTAATTACCCAACATCACATCCCCAAACTGCCCGAAGCAGAGGGTTTGATTCCTCCCGATAATTGGGCAAGGGATTTATTGAGGAAAGGCAATGCACTGATCATGCTGGATGGGTTCGATGAAATAGCGAAAGAGGAGCGTCCCGCAGTGGCTCGCTGGATTAATACACAGTTGGAAGCCTACCGGAACTCAGTGTTTATCCTCACGTCGCGTCCCAAAGCTTATCAAGAGCAAAACCCGGCAGACCGTCTGGATCTGGCAACAGTATTATGGGTGCAAGATTTCGACAAGGAAAAGCGCAAACAGTTTGTGGATCAGTGGTGTTGGGCGCAGGAATATTACGCCAGCGGCAGACGCGATACCCCAGAAGTGAAACACACGGCTCAACAAATTGCAACGGATTTGCTTGATCAAATCGAGTCGCAGGAAGAGCTTCAGAAGTTGGCCAAAAATCCCTTATTGCTCAACATGATCGCCACTTTCCACTGGCGCAATCCGGGAGCAAAACTGCCCAACCGACGAGTTGACCTGTATCGCGACATTTGCCACTTGCAGCTAAAACACCGTCCCAGCGCACGTCAGATTGAAACCGTGCTGACTCGCTGCGAGGCTCAAACCGTCCTGCAACGTCTTGCCCTGGCAATGATGCACGCCAAAAAAGAGCGCGTGAAGCGACCAGTCTTGTTAAAAGCGCTAAATAAGTATTTGCAGCAGCAGAGCGAAACGATTGCAGCCGAAGATTTTCTGGAACAAGTCGTGCAAATTAGCGAACTGCTGGTGCAACAGGAAGAAGAATACGAATTCGCGCACCTCAGCTTTCAAGAGTATTTAGCCGCCACAGAAATCGCTCGGCTTGCTCAGCAGCAACCAAGTCAAGAAAGCCAGTTGTATGAGCGCTTTGATGACGGTTGGTGGAAGCCGACCATTTTGCTCTATGCCGCTCAGGTCAATCCCACTACGCTAGTTCGAGAAATGATCCGTCGAGGCGCGTTTGACCTAGCGCATCTGTGCCTTCTGGAAACCACCAAGCAGTTCGATCCAGCCCTTAACACGGAACTCAACGCTCTCCAAAAAACGGTATCTAACACGCGCTATGCCAAGCTTGAAGCGCTGCTGAGGGATGGACAATGGCGCGAAGCGGATGAAGAAACCTATCGGCTAATGATTACCACCGTCGGCAAGGAAGAAGGGCAATTATTTGACGAAGAAGATTTGGAAAACTTTCCCTGCGAAGACCTGAAGACGATCGATCGCCTCTGGGTTCACTACAGCGGCGGCAAGTGGGGCTTTAGTGTGCAAAAGCGCATCTGGGAAGAGTGCGGCAGCCCGATGGACTACAATGACGACTGGGAAGAGTTTGGCGATCGCGTCGGCTGGCGCAAGGACGACGACTGGTTGAGCTACAACGACCTCACGTTCGACCTCAAAAAATCTCGGCGGGGAGAATTTCCGGTTGCAGGCTGGGTTGGGGTGGAGCTTTGGGTCAGGTATTTGGTAGGGGGTATGGCGTTTTCTTCTCTCGCGCGAAGACTTGTAGACTGTAGCAGATAA